The sequence TTTTCGATCAGGTTGATCAGGGCACGGCGCAGCGCCTGGGGGCGCCCCTGCAAACGCAGCGTGTCGACCTCGGTCGAAAACGACGCGTCGAAGCCTTGCTCCAGCCGGTCTTCAACGAGGCTCTCAAGTAGCGCGACCATATCGATCGGCTGCATCGGCTCGTCGACCGCCTTGCCGCGCAGAAAATCGAGTGCCCCCGAGAGCATCTGCTGCATCTCGTCGAGATCGCGCAGGGTGCTTTCGCGTTGCCGTAGGTCGGTGAGCATTTCGCTGCGCAGTCGCATGCGCGTGACCGGGGTGCGGAGGTCGTGCGACACGGCGGCGAGAAAGCGTTCGCGCTCTTCGATGTTGCTCCTGATCCGGTGTTGCATGGCGTTGAAGGCACGCGCTGCGTCCTGCACTTCACAGGGGCCGTCCTCGGCCAGCGGCGGCTGTCGCAGGTCGTCGCCGAGCCCTTTCGCTGCGCTCGCCAAACGCGTCAGCGGTTGTACCGTCATGCGCGCGACGAACCAGATCAGCACGATCACCGCGGCCAGCATCAGGGCCAGGTTCAGGAAAAGGTGAGTTGGCCAGGCGAAGATTTCGCTCGGGGCGCCGCCTTCGATGCGCAGCCAGTCACCTGAACGAAGCGCCAGGTAGATATCGAAGGAAAACCCGCCGATCCGTGGCAGCGAAACCACGCGCGTTTGCACCTGCGGCCCGAGCAAGGCTTCGATCGCCGTAACGAAGGTGGAAGCGTCACCACCCGCATGGGCGCTCTCCGGGGCGGCTTCGACAATCGACAGGTGCTGCCTCGGCGTGCTCAGGTCTTCAACCAGTGACGTGCGCTCGCCGGCAGGCCCATGATCGATGGCCCGATGAACCGCGGCCACTCGCTGGGCCAGTTCCTGACCGACGATGCGCTTGAGGGTGTGCTGGCGCTCCGACAGATGAATGGCGGCGCCGAGCAGCTGGGTTAGCACCAGCCCCCCGCAAATGAGCAA comes from Denitromonas sp. and encodes:
- a CDS encoding ATP-binding protein, with the protein product MSLLPRSLFGRLVLLICGGLVLTQLLGAAIHLSERQHTLKRIVGQELAQRVAAVHRAIDHGPAGERTSLVEDLSTPRQHLSIVEAAPESAHAGGDASTFVTAIEALLGPQVQTRVVSLPRIGGFSFDIYLALRSGDWLRIEGGAPSEIFAWPTHLFLNLALMLAAVIVLIWFVARMTVQPLTRLASAAKGLGDDLRQPPLAEDGPCEVQDAARAFNAMQHRIRSNIEERERFLAAVSHDLRTPVTRMRLRSEMLTDLRQRESTLRDLDEMQQMLSGALDFLRGKAVDEPMQPIDMVALLESLVEDRLEQGFDASFSTEVDTLRLQGRPQALRRALINLIENALKYGKCARVSLSTTPGEVCVLIDDDGPGLAPDELAQVFEPFYRVEHSRNRETGGVGLGLAIVRQIAQQHGGDVVLNNRGTGGLRARFSIPLSEKHSS